The window TTGAACTGCACATTGGCGTTGGCGTCTAGATCCTGAGGGGTAGTTATAGTTATATCACCGCCAGAGGTAGTGACTGCAATTCGATTTAGAGAACCCTGTATAGTAATCGCTCCTGTTTGGTCGTTCAGGTTGGTGACGCCTGCGCCCGGAATGACAAGTTGGTTGACCTGAGTCTGAAGTTGCGTAAACTGAGCCTGACTTGCGCTGCTACAGTTATTCGAATCTAAACAAATCGTGCCTGATGCATTCGGCATAGTAATTATTTGGTTTGCAGTAAGCTCAGTGCTCCTAAGCGTAGTAAAGAAATTGCCGGACCTAACCTTTATCACACCTCTGGTAATTATATCGCCGTTGACCAAAAGCGACGCTTCTGCCCCCTGAAGCTCCGAAGGGCTCAACCCGTTGACGGCATCAAACGAAACATCTTGGGTAGGCACCGACGACAAGGCATCGCGCTTTTCTGGACCTCTCCTAAACACCATGAATGCAACCGCCACAGTCGCTAATACCACTAGCGCAGTTATGACGAGAGACACCAGTGTGGCCCGGCGACGCGAAAATGGCACTGATCGATTGGTAGGAGCCGTAGAGCCTGCATCTAACCCACCACTTACCAGTGGTCTTTCACCCTCTGTATGGACTTCTAGCGATTCAATGGGAAATTCTTGGTGTGACGAATAGCTAGACACAGGCACGTTAGCGTCTGCACCCTCAAGAGATTCTGACTCGCCTTTTGGGCGTATCAGCTGAGTTGGAGGAAGTGATTTGTCTTCCATATTTGTATTTGAAAATTTTTGTTTGGATTACCCCTGTAATAATACAGGGACTCTTGAATATAAAGAGACTATCCCACCACAACTATAGGTGGCTTAAGCACAAATAACAACATTATATCCACAGGATTAGATAAATTGCCGCTAAGCCGACTAGGAGCACGACAACTGCGATCAAAATAACACGCACCATTTCCTTCTGAATTATCCTTCGAGCCATTGGATTGCGACCCAGAGCCACCAAGGCGCTCGATACGGCACCGTAGATAATACCCCCTTCGGCCACCAACACAGCCAGGAAGATAATAAGCGCGATAAGCACCCGAACCTCACCAATTTCCCTACCGGTAATAGCTCGTCCTAATCTTCGAAGCGAAGAGTCGGTTATACCCGCCTGCTGATTAGAGGCTGCCTTGTGGTCCAAATTAACCCGTAGCTTAGCAATCTTGACGTCCTTATGCCCGCCACCATCGGTAACAGATTTTGTCTCAGCGCTGCTGGCGTCAAAGTCCTCCAGTGCAATACCTACTACTACAGCCGGATTAATATCGGCCTTCATCAGAACACCTTTCAGCGGTGAAACTGTTAGTAAATTTCCAGACTTTATATCGCCGTTGATATCACTTGCGTAAGCATCAACCTCACCGGTAGTTTCTACGTATACCTGCTGCCCTCCTGAGCCTATCGTCACCAGCTCTTCGTCCGGATTAGTTGTAACGCCAATTATTCTAGATTCATTCTCTGATGAAGCACGTTCAACCTTTGGAGCATCAGGCGTACTGTGATCACTCAGACCCGCAGCCATACCAAGCTTCAGTTCGGGATCGGTAGTAATGTACCCCTTGGCAATCCCAAAAACCGGCACAGCAACACCGAATATCAGACCAATAAAAATAACCGAGATAAATTTCAGGCAGTAGGACTTTATAATCTGGTGGCGTATTTTCATAACCGTAAGCAACTTGCTGTAAAGTATGCGATTATTTAGGCCCAAACACAAGAGGTGCAAACTAAAAAAGCCCCCTGACCGGGGGCTTTTAGGCTATCTTTTTTAGGCTATCTTACTAACCTTGATAATCGTGTGGTGCTGTCGATGACCACGCAGTTTGTGGACACGTTTTTTTGCTTTGTATCGAATAGCTGTCACCTTATCTGCTTTTACGTCAGCATCGACGATATCAGCAGAAACTTTTGCCCCGCTAACCTCAGGCGTTCCAACAGTGGTTTTATCACCGTCGATCACAAGAAGGGGGACAAATGTAGCAGTTTTGCCTTCTTGTTTGAGTAGTTCAACTTCAAGAGTCTCACCTTCTGCGACTAGGTACTGCTTGCCACCTGTCGCAATTACAGCTTTTTTCATAGTTACTTTCTTCTTAGAAAAATAGTTACCGATGGATCTTAACAGATACAGATGGCTTTGTCAAAGGAGTTACGCTTGACGTGATAGCCTGATGACCAGCTCACTATCATTTATCTTGTTTGATGCTTCGTAGTCTCCGCTACCTTCTTTGGTTAGATGATTCGCCAGCGTTTCGGCCTTGATAGTATCGGTATGCTCATGAATAGCTTTCTCAAGTTCTTCGTCTTTCGTAGCCAGCACCAACGCAATTCTATCGTCCACATTCAGACCTGCTGCCTTACGCGCACTCTGCACATTGCGTACCACCTCGCGCATGAGGCCTTCACGCTTAAGAGTTGGCGTCATCTGCAAGTCCAATATGACCGTTACGTCATTTGTTTTATTGCACTCAATCTCCTTAACATTCAGTTCTTCCTTAATGATAGCCTCGTAGTCCTCGAGGTTATCCATGAAATAGGCTGGCGCACTGCCAAAGGAGACTTTAGCCAAAGGCTGTCTGACTTTTATGCCCTCCTTAGCTCGCACAGAAAGACCAGTATTGATAACTTCGCGGGTAAACCGCATGTTATCAACTACAACCTCGTTAACATGCCCTACCTCTGGCCAGTCCGCTAAGTGCACCGATTCACCACCCGTAAGCTTCTGGTACAACTCTTCGGCAAGGAAAGGTGTGAAAGGAGCCATGACATGCGCCAGCTGCATCAGAACGTAATGGAGGGTTTTGTATGCATCGTTCTTGTCGTCACTGTCGCCGCTCTTCCAGAAGCGTCGACGAGAGCGACGAACATACCAGTTAGAGGCGTCTTCGATGAAAGGCAGAATCGGCTTCGTGGCGTTCGGGAGGTCATACTTATCCATATGCTGTTCAACTTCATGAATCAGCTGGTGCAGCCGAGATACAATCCATTGATCCAGTGGATTCTTGAGGTCGCTCGCCGGGTCTTGGCACGTGCCGTCCCACTCCCAGCCATCAACCTCGGCATACATAGTAAAGAAGTCATACATATTCCAAACCATACTCAGTTTGCGTGCCGTATCAGCCACTTCCTTATCCGTTAGCGCGAAGTCCTCAGCGTTAAGTATTGGCGAGCTAAGTAGTAAAAATCTCAACGAATCCGCACTATATGTATCCATCAGTACGTTGGGGTCAGTATAGTTTCCAAAGCTCTTACTCATCTTTCGACCATCGTTACCGGCAAGCGTACCCGTGACGATCACATTCTTGAAAGAGTTCTTGCCAAACAACCCCACACTCACTGCATGAAGGTAGTAAAACCAGGCCCGAACCTGACCCACATACTCTACGATATAATCTCCGGGGAAATTTTGTTCAAACTTCTCTTGGTTCTCGAATGGGTAGTGGAACTGCGCAAAGGGCATAGATCCGCTCTCGAACCAACAGTCCAACACCTTATCTATGCGTTTGTATTCAACGCCGTCCAGCCTGAAGGTCACGTCATCAACCCATGGTCGGTGATAGTCTTCAAGCTCTATCCCTGATAGGTCTTTGAGCTCTTGATAGCTTCCGACCACCTTGATGTGTTCTTTGCCATCCTTGTCCGTGCCTTTCCAGACCGGCATAGCCGTAGCCCAAAAGCGGTCACGGCTCAGGTTCCAGTCCGGAGCACTCTGAACAGTTTTTGCGAAGCGTCCGTTCTTGATATGTCCCGGGAACCAATTAATATCCCCATTCTGCTCAAGCATCCCTTCGCGCTGACCATTGATATCCATAAACCAACTTGGGTGCGCCCGGTACATCAGTCTGTTATGGCAGCGGTGGCAGTGAGGATAGCTATGGGTGACATATTCTATTTTCCACACCATGCCTCGAGCATGGAGTTCTTTAGCAATTGGCTTGTTCACTTCCCAGATATTTTCACCCTGCCACTCACCATCAACGTACAGGCCGTTATCATCAACGTTATTCACAAAGGGAAATCCCTTCTCCTTTGCCAGGTGATAATCTTCTTCACCAAACGCGGGTGCCAGGTGAACAATACCCGTGCCCTCTTTGAGTGATACATAGTCTGCATGCCAGACCCGATGAGCCTTGTCGCCACGATCTTCAAAAAGTGGCTCATAAGACTTGCCAACCAAGTCCTTGCCCTTGAGGGTACGTAGTAACTTATACGACAATACTTGATGTTTCTCATCTGTTAGGACTTTGCCTAGCAGATCCTTGGC is drawn from Verrucomicrobiia bacterium and contains these coding sequences:
- the ileS gene encoding isoleucine--tRNA ligase, which translates into the protein MKFKQGTRRKPLEYEKDLVKYWKEHKTFEKSVENRPKENSYVFYDGPPFITGEPHHGTLLSSIAKDAVPRYWTMKGKRVERVWGWDCHGLPAEVFTEKKLGIKDKRDIGTKVSLEEYITTCRANMVQTGNLWEDTIDRVGRWVDFRGAYKTMDKDYMESVWWAFKELYDAGKIYEGEKVLLYCTRDATPISKAEVAMDNSYQDVTDPSVFVKFKLKDEGTSLLAWTTTPWTLPANTAVAVNQEELYAEIEVDGQKLILAKDLLGKVLTDEKHQVLSYKLLRTLKGKDLVGKSYEPLFEDRGDKAHRVWHADYVSLKEGTGIVHLAPAFGEEDYHLAKEKGFPFVNNVDDNGLYVDGEWQGENIWEVNKPIAKELHARGMVWKIEYVTHSYPHCHRCHNRLMYRAHPSWFMDINGQREGMLEQNGDINWFPGHIKNGRFAKTVQSAPDWNLSRDRFWATAMPVWKGTDKDGKEHIKVVGSYQELKDLSGIELEDYHRPWVDDVTFRLDGVEYKRIDKVLDCWFESGSMPFAQFHYPFENQEKFEQNFPGDYIVEYVGQVRAWFYYLHAVSVGLFGKNSFKNVIVTGTLAGNDGRKMSKSFGNYTDPNVLMDTYSADSLRFLLLSSPILNAEDFALTDKEVADTARKLSMVWNMYDFFTMYAEVDGWEWDGTCQDPASDLKNPLDQWIVSRLHQLIHEVEQHMDKYDLPNATKPILPFIEDASNWYVRRSRRRFWKSGDSDDKNDAYKTLHYVLMQLAHVMAPFTPFLAEELYQKLTGGESVHLADWPEVGHVNEVVVDNMRFTREVINTGLSVRAKEGIKVRQPLAKVSFGSAPAYFMDNLEDYEAIIKEELNVKEIECNKTNDVTVILDLQMTPTLKREGLMREVVRNVQSARKAAGLNVDDRIALVLATKDEELEKAIHEHTDTIKAETLANHLTKEGSGDYEASNKINDSELVIRLSRQA
- the rplU gene encoding 50S ribosomal protein L21 is translated as MKKAVIATGGKQYLVAEGETLEVELLKQEGKTATFVPLLVIDGDKTTVGTPEVSGAKVSADIVDADVKADKVTAIRYKAKKRVHKLRGHRQHHTIIKVSKIA